The Tenacibaculum jejuense genome includes a window with the following:
- a CDS encoding right-handed parallel beta-helix repeat-containing protein has product MLTTKFKLPSIIAIILIFFSCNTNEKKDRENHEVKVDIKKTETNRKNTDSLTVNNKINNEIENSLYKAFVNNKKTVFIYEKNNFESNKLLKLNHGDQLDIIEFTDKFEKLPSNKTYDYYGKWVKVVFQKNAQTQITGYVFDDFLDYQVTPETINSGIKKDTVYVSDVKGFVTALSSNRVIWIDAEKLNLEEFVQENENELSTFDFYSDEDLEIEDETYFISEPFRTLGLSGYHNMEIRGKNTLVHIVVNDSDMHVLDFYNCSNILIDNINFYHDIPGEFVGACEGEVVTYTKCNNFNIQNSHFDGSGTIGSFISESNNFNFLNCEFYNNSDYGIYIYNSFEIDVNRCDFHDNKAYTLFETDFKRSEENTRLTLTECYIKDNQTHMSIFDVEHNYGEAAVGELYFKVDRCEITDNETGKNIFNFSRSTRANISISNSNIQRNTSTKNKLMINSSKHRNFNLTLKNTSIINNKEFYGFINETENAIKEEKLIQKNIFNTASDTILNQYNTFKNKEGEVMFLRDFKNLKFDKTTKQLSVNGHLLTGKHRINFEEANDALFHYSIDLSGKFVAEGNFYEGKLNGPWKIKLGKNVYRNEYLFNYSNGNLDGHAKLYTYVAVNENKKHYLSREYVLVSEGNFKDGIKNGIWKYYFKNGKLQRQITYEDGQPVGPFLYYFPDGTLREKRTDISNNNGETIYYYPNGEIESNITYVDGKINIKKSSFYDNEGKKIKPVEIDSYWIKDKNGVIESFVDLTSKKYKNKVHIHYSKQTKKLLGYVYYKNGKPYNLVKSILQKQNTNYANLTLKTNKGDLETIYFDHNNSIKKDYTIITNDQGAIKYVLFIDDNNLKSIFKYGGKYDLVTKSEQYKILDDKAIKHGVSKKYTEYGLLNEYKEFIDGEIKK; this is encoded by the coding sequence ATGCTTACAACAAAGTTCAAACTTCCTTCAATCATAGCTATTATTCTTATCTTTTTTTCTTGCAATACAAATGAGAAAAAAGATCGTGAAAACCATGAGGTAAAAGTTGATATCAAAAAAACTGAAACAAACAGAAAAAACACAGATTCGCTAACTGTAAATAACAAAATAAATAACGAAATAGAAAACAGTTTATACAAAGCTTTTGTAAATAATAAAAAGACAGTTTTTATTTATGAAAAAAACAATTTCGAAAGTAACAAGCTCTTGAAATTAAACCATGGTGATCAGTTAGACATTATAGAGTTTACAGATAAATTTGAAAAACTTCCTTCAAACAAAACATACGATTATTACGGAAAATGGGTAAAGGTTGTTTTCCAAAAAAATGCACAAACACAAATTACTGGGTATGTATTTGATGACTTTTTAGACTATCAAGTTACTCCTGAAACTATAAATTCAGGAATAAAGAAAGATACAGTCTATGTTTCTGATGTAAAAGGTTTTGTAACTGCTCTTTCATCTAATAGAGTTATTTGGATTGATGCAGAAAAATTAAACTTAGAAGAATTTGTTCAGGAGAATGAAAATGAATTATCCACTTTTGATTTTTACTCTGATGAAGATTTAGAAATTGAAGACGAAACTTACTTTATTTCTGAACCTTTTAGAACTTTAGGTCTTAGTGGTTATCACAATATGGAAATTCGAGGAAAGAATACACTTGTTCATATTGTTGTGAATGATTCAGATATGCATGTTTTAGATTTTTATAATTGTAGTAATATTTTAATCGATAATATTAATTTTTATCATGATATTCCTGGAGAATTTGTGGGAGCTTGTGAAGGCGAAGTGGTAACCTACACGAAATGCAACAACTTTAATATTCAAAATTCACATTTTGATGGCAGTGGAACAATTGGCAGTTTTATTTCTGAAAGTAACAATTTCAACTTTTTAAATTGTGAGTTCTACAACAATAGTGATTATGGTATTTACATTTATAATAGTTTTGAAATTGATGTAAATAGATGTGATTTTCACGACAATAAAGCTTATACTTTATTCGAGACCGATTTTAAAAGATCTGAAGAAAACACTAGACTAACGTTGACAGAATGCTATATAAAAGATAATCAAACTCACATGTCTATTTTTGATGTTGAACATAATTATGGAGAAGCAGCTGTAGGCGAACTCTATTTTAAAGTTGATCGTTGTGAAATCACTGATAATGAAACTGGAAAAAATATATTTAATTTTTCAAGATCTACTAGAGCTAATATCTCTATTTCAAATTCTAACATTCAACGTAACACTTCTACCAAAAACAAATTAATGATTAATAGTAGTAAGCATCGTAATTTTAACCTTACTCTAAAAAACACTTCTATTATCAACAATAAAGAGTTTTATGGTTTTATTAATGAAACTGAGAATGCAATTAAAGAAGAAAAATTAATCCAAAAAAACATTTTCAATACCGCTTCAGATACTATTCTTAATCAATACAACACCTTTAAAAACAAGGAAGGAGAAGTAATGTTTTTAAGAGATTTTAAAAATCTAAAATTTGATAAAACTACAAAACAGCTTTCTGTTAATGGTCATTTATTAACTGGAAAACATCGTATCAACTTTGAAGAAGCGAACGATGCTTTATTTCATTATTCTATAGACTTAAGTGGAAAGTTTGTTGCTGAAGGGAATTTCTATGAAGGTAAACTAAATGGTCCGTGGAAAATTAAACTTGGAAAAAATGTATATAGAAATGAATATCTTTTTAATTACTCAAATGGTAATTTAGATGGTCATGCCAAATTGTATACTTATGTTGCAGTTAACGAGAATAAAAAACACTATTTATCTAGGGAATATGTTCTTGTTTCTGAAGGGAACTTTAAAGATGGTATAAAAAATGGAATTTGGAAATACTACTTCAAAAATGGGAAACTTCAACGTCAAATTACTTATGAAGATGGACAACCTGTTGGACCCTTTTTATATTATTTTCCTGATGGAACTCTTCGAGAAAAAAGAACAGATATTTCGAATAACAATGGAGAAACTATATATTATTATCCAAACGGAGAAATAGAAAGTAATATTACTTATGTAGATGGAAAGATTAATATTAAAAAAAGTTCTTTTTATGATAATGAAGGGAAAAAAATTAAGCCTGTAGAAATTGATTCCTATTGGATTAAAGATAAAAATGGGGTTATTGAAAGTTTTGTTGATTTAACTTCTAAAAAATACAAGAATAAAGTTCACATTCACTATTCTAAACAAACCAAAAAACTCTTAGGTTATGTATACTATAAAAATGGAAAACCATATAATTTAGTAAAATCGATACTACAAAAACAAAACACAAATTACGCTAACTTAACCTTAAAAACTAACAAAGGTGATTTAGAAACAATATATTTTGATCATAACAACTCCATTAAAAAAGACTATACTATTATAACTAATGATCAAGGTGCTATAAAGTATGTTTTATTTATTGATGACAACAATCTTAAATCTATTTTTAAATATGGTGGTAAATATGATTTAGTAACTAAATCTGAGCAATATAAAATACTAGATGATAAAGCAATAAAGCATGGAGTTTCAAAAAAATATACCGAATATGGACTACTTAACGAATACAAAGAGTTTATTGACGGTGAAATAAAAAAATAA
- a CDS encoding PAS domain-containing protein, with translation MKNAITEMKSLDILVDSLSTKQYEGIKTSLISNNRTRINMLSFDIHLQNYNFLCEESSLKKDIFSLKHLAKKYTWENNVEHILSKNSFEALILTDINRNILWVNDGFSKMTGYPKNYAIRKTPSFLQGRSTSAEVRERIKQKLQLGNPFKEVIINHKKDKTEYKCEIHIFPLKDNNQVTHFLALEKQIA, from the coding sequence ATGAAAAATGCTATTACTGAGATGAAGAGTTTAGATATACTTGTTGATTCTTTATCTACAAAACAATACGAAGGAATTAAAACTTCTTTGATTTCTAATAATAGAACTAGAATTAACATGTTAAGTTTTGATATTCACTTACAGAATTATAATTTTTTATGTGAAGAATCTTCTTTAAAAAAAGATATATTTTCACTTAAACATTTAGCAAAGAAATATACTTGGGAAAATAATGTTGAGCATATTTTATCTAAGAATTCTTTTGAAGCGCTTATTTTAACTGATATTAATAGAAATATTCTTTGGGTAAATGATGGGTTTTCTAAAATGACTGGATATCCTAAAAATTACGCTATTAGAAAAACACCAAGTTTTTTACAAGGACGATCTACATCCGCTGAAGTTAGGGAAAGAATTAAACAAAAACTTCAATTAGGTAATCCATTTAAAGAGGTTATCATCAATCATAAAAAAGATAAAACAGAATATAAATGTGAAATACATATTTTCCCATTAAAGGATAATAATCAAGTAACACATTTTTTAGCGCTTGAAAAACAAATTGCTTAG
- a CDS encoding outer membrane protein assembly factor BamB family protein, producing the protein MLPIKKTILIPLTILFCNYLYGQFTIKSVNTDGPVTSSVMLSEKDWFHNTLNKKVTYDKTVKDVLIINRGDGLLTCYDSKFKKQWTFKHFDTIRLNNGSNHFFYKDGTIFSAYMTGNIYAINAKNGVPFWASKVGARDGAANHFTSQSLAITEGKLFLTSRTSRNLYAINSSNGSLVWNYKLVSPHSYRPYLAINDKIFINNDPLINSFETESGTPLIQKNFESNLGKAVTNGKLIIVPVTRGDKIVSFLPDTFEEKWEFTFKAPYYNVGEKIFVDNNNVYFATETDSDHSGVYCLNANDGSLIWEKTIKGDVEKFEKHNDIIYGYTSDKIIFSITLKNGDLKKIQTNYQPVSNIQIHHKFLYYYAKEGLIRHELESKEEEIIIPHSGKERGARDTQILFVK; encoded by the coding sequence ATGCTACCAATAAAAAAAACAATACTAATTCCCTTAACCATACTCTTCTGTAACTACCTATATGGACAGTTTACAATAAAATCTGTAAACACTGATGGCCCTGTTACATCTAGTGTTATGCTCTCAGAAAAAGATTGGTTTCATAACACACTAAACAAGAAAGTAACTTATGATAAAACAGTTAAAGATGTACTCATTATAAACAGAGGTGATGGACTTTTAACTTGTTATGATTCTAAATTTAAAAAACAATGGACTTTTAAACATTTTGATACTATAAGACTTAATAATGGTAGTAATCATTTTTTTTACAAAGATGGTACAATCTTCTCAGCTTACATGACAGGAAATATTTATGCCATAAACGCGAAAAACGGTGTTCCTTTCTGGGCTAGTAAAGTGGGAGCAAGAGATGGTGCAGCAAATCATTTTACTTCTCAATCTTTAGCAATAACTGAAGGTAAATTATTTCTAACATCTCGAACTAGTAGAAACTTGTATGCCATAAATTCTTCAAATGGTTCATTAGTATGGAATTATAAATTAGTATCTCCGCATAGCTACAGACCTTATTTAGCTATAAACGATAAAATTTTCATTAATAATGATCCGTTGATTAATTCTTTTGAAACTGAATCAGGCACTCCTTTAATTCAGAAGAATTTTGAATCGAATCTTGGTAAAGCTGTAACCAATGGAAAACTCATCATTGTTCCTGTAACTAGAGGAGATAAAATTGTTAGTTTTTTACCTGATACTTTTGAAGAAAAATGGGAATTCACATTTAAAGCCCCGTATTACAACGTTGGTGAGAAAATATTTGTAGATAATAACAACGTGTATTTTGCCACAGAAACTGATAGTGATCATTCAGGCGTATATTGTTTAAATGCAAATGATGGTAGTTTAATTTGGGAAAAAACTATCAAAGGTGATGTAGAGAAGTTTGAAAAACACAATGATATTATATATGGTTATACAAGTGATAAAATAATATTTTCAATTACTCTAAAAAATGGTGATTTAAAGAAAATCCAGACTAACTATCAACCAGTATCAAATATTCAAATACATCATAAATTCTTGTACTACTATGCAAAAGAAGGATTAATTAGACACGAACTTGAAAGCAAGGAAGAAGAAATTATTATACCACATAGTGGAAAAGAAAGAGGAGCTAGAGATACACAAATATTATTTGTAAAATAA
- a CDS encoding T9SS type A sorting domain-containing protein yields the protein MNSNIYLVALLFFKINSYAQVTLQQHHFFAVGDSIVEYYNRLPQNPIDLGEPGENKVWDFSNLNAIAVNKQTIKFLDPKKTPFHTDYPNSNIVLYSNNGYETWSFMKITEKKIANLGYGLFINKEKRTGNYGGIDMNLPLKYLEKSSNEITNERVLFKDRKGQDSIKIKTVHKHKYEIDSWGDVILPKGRFLSLRLKYTLHVTNYTYQKKAEKWGLLKEPEKTSTISYKWWTDDKNAKYPVVQIVMDNAHKKPIVVQYLEATPFSELLDEVKETSIKIYPNPATEKLFVEIPTTEETYTSIYSIQGKMVKNLKSNISKIEINVNDLPVGVYLIISRSKVGKIIGKSKFVKKL from the coding sequence ATGAATAGTAACATTTATTTAGTTGCGTTATTGTTTTTCAAAATAAACTCTTATGCTCAGGTAACATTACAACAACATCATTTTTTTGCTGTTGGAGATAGCATTGTTGAATATTATAATCGACTTCCTCAAAATCCGATAGATTTAGGAGAACCAGGTGAAAATAAAGTGTGGGATTTCTCTAATTTAAATGCCATTGCTGTAAATAAACAAACTATAAAATTTCTTGACCCTAAAAAAACTCCGTTTCATACAGATTATCCTAATTCCAATATTGTTTTGTATTCAAACAATGGTTATGAAACATGGTCTTTTATGAAAATTACTGAAAAGAAAATAGCTAATTTAGGATATGGTTTATTTATTAATAAAGAAAAGCGTACAGGGAATTATGGTGGAATTGATATGAATTTACCGCTTAAATATCTAGAGAAATCTTCTAATGAAATTACCAATGAAAGAGTGCTATTTAAAGATAGAAAAGGACAAGATTCTATAAAAATAAAAACAGTTCACAAGCATAAATATGAAATAGATTCATGGGGAGATGTTATTTTGCCTAAAGGAAGATTTTTATCATTACGGTTGAAGTATACTTTACATGTCACCAATTATACCTACCAAAAAAAGGCAGAAAAATGGGGTTTACTTAAAGAACCAGAAAAAACATCAACAATATCGTATAAATGGTGGACAGACGACAAGAATGCAAAATATCCAGTAGTGCAAATAGTCATGGATAATGCACATAAAAAACCGATAGTTGTTCAATATCTAGAAGCGACTCCTTTTTCAGAACTGCTTGATGAAGTTAAAGAAACTTCAATAAAAATATATCCAAATCCTGCTACTGAAAAGCTATTTGTTGAAATACCAACGACTGAAGAAACATATACCTCTATATATTCAATTCAAGGAAAAATGGTAAAGAATTTAAAATCAAATATTTCAAAAATTGAAATCAATGTGAATGATTTACCTGTCGGTGTTTATTTGATTATTTCAAGGAGTAAAGTTGGTAAAATTATTGGTAAAAGTAAGTTTGTGAAAAAATTGTAA
- a CDS encoding LysE family translocator produces MFGIINFETFLIAGIILNITPSADTMYILGRSIAQGKKAGILSALGITTGALFHVIFATLGLSIILAKSAIAFLIVKYLGAAYLIYLGLKSFFSKSSNDFEIIQKQETINYKKIYLSGILTNILNPKVALFFLAFLPQFINPDYYNTSLSFLILGVTFLITGTLWCLLLAIFSSQLSSRIRKNHNFKLWLNKITGSIFIALGIKLAFSKK; encoded by the coding sequence ATGTTTGGAATCATAAACTTTGAAACCTTTCTAATTGCAGGTATTATATTAAACATAACACCTAGTGCAGATACCATGTATATTTTGGGTAGGAGTATTGCTCAAGGAAAAAAAGCAGGAATCTTATCTGCTTTAGGAATTACTACTGGAGCTTTATTTCATGTGATATTTGCAACATTAGGTTTGTCTATTATTTTAGCTAAGTCTGCTATAGCTTTTCTAATAGTGAAATATCTAGGAGCTGCGTATTTGATTTATTTAGGTTTAAAATCCTTTTTTAGTAAAAGTTCAAATGATTTTGAAATTATTCAAAAACAAGAAACAATTAATTATAAGAAGATTTACCTTTCAGGTATACTAACTAACATTTTAAATCCTAAAGTTGCATTGTTCTTCTTGGCTTTTTTGCCACAGTTTATCAATCCAGATTATTATAATACATCTTTATCATTCTTAATTTTAGGTGTTACTTTTTTAATCACAGGTACATTGTGGTGCTTACTATTGGCAATATTTTCATCTCAATTATCAAGTCGTATTCGTAAAAATCATAATTTCAAGTTATGGCTAAACAAAATCACAGGGAGTATTTTTATTGCCTTAGGAATTAAGTTAGCATTTTCAAAAAAATAA
- the rimO gene encoding 30S ribosomal protein S12 methylthiotransferase RimO — MRTKSTKQNKINVVTLGCSKNVYDSEVLMGQLKANGKNVVHEDPEDDGNIVVINTCGFIGKAKEESVDTILHYAQKKERGEVDKVFVSGCLSERYKPDLEKEITNVDQYFGTHDLPNLLKVLEADYKHELIGERLTTTPKHYAYLKIAEGCDRPCSFCAIPLMRGKHKSTPIEDLVIEATKLAANGIKEIMLIAQDLTYYGLDIYKKRALADLLRALVKVDGIEWIRLHYAFPTGFPMDVLEVMKTEPKVCNYLDIPLQHINTEILKSMKRGTTHEKTTSLIHKFREFVPNMAIRTTLIVGYPGETEEQFQELKDWVEEMRFERLGAFEYSHEENTGAYVLEDDVPADVKFRRVNEIMEVQSQISWELNQEKIGKTFRCLFDRKDGEYYYGRTEFDSPDVDNDVIVDATEHYIKLGEFIDVEIYDAGDFDLYGTPTVKQEPFVPLNQRKK, encoded by the coding sequence ATGCGTACAAAATCTACAAAGCAGAATAAGATCAATGTGGTTACCTTAGGGTGTTCTAAAAACGTTTACGATAGTGAAGTGTTAATGGGACAATTAAAAGCTAATGGTAAAAATGTTGTGCATGAAGATCCTGAAGATGATGGGAATATTGTAGTTATTAACACTTGTGGATTTATAGGTAAAGCCAAAGAAGAAAGTGTTGATACCATTTTACATTATGCGCAAAAAAAGGAAAGAGGAGAAGTAGATAAAGTTTTTGTTTCTGGTTGTTTGAGCGAACGTTATAAGCCAGATTTAGAAAAAGAGATTACGAATGTAGATCAATATTTTGGTACACACGATCTGCCAAATCTTTTAAAAGTTTTAGAGGCAGATTACAAACACGAATTAATCGGTGAGCGTTTAACAACAACACCAAAGCACTATGCATATTTAAAAATCGCAGAAGGTTGTGATCGTCCGTGTTCGTTTTGTGCAATTCCATTAATGCGAGGAAAACATAAATCTACACCAATTGAAGATTTAGTGATTGAAGCTACAAAGTTAGCAGCAAATGGAATTAAAGAAATCATGTTAATTGCTCAAGATTTAACGTATTATGGATTAGATATCTATAAGAAAAGAGCTTTAGCAGATTTATTAAGAGCGTTAGTAAAAGTTGATGGAATAGAGTGGATTCGTTTACATTATGCATTTCCAACAGGATTTCCAATGGATGTATTAGAAGTAATGAAAACAGAACCTAAAGTTTGTAATTACTTAGATATTCCATTACAACATATCAATACAGAGATTTTAAAATCGATGAAACGTGGAACAACTCACGAAAAAACAACAAGCTTAATTCATAAGTTTAGAGAGTTTGTTCCAAATATGGCAATTCGTACGACATTAATTGTTGGATATCCAGGGGAAACAGAAGAGCAATTCCAAGAGTTAAAAGATTGGGTTGAAGAAATGCGTTTCGAGCGTTTAGGTGCTTTTGAATATTCTCACGAAGAAAATACAGGAGCTTATGTTTTAGAAGATGATGTTCCTGCTGACGTGAAATTCCGTAGAGTAAATGAAATCATGGAAGTTCAAAGTCAAATTTCTTGGGAATTAAATCAAGAAAAAATAGGAAAGACTTTCCGCTGTTTATTCGATAGAAAAGATGGAGAATATTATTACGGAAGAACAGAGTTTGATTCACCTGATGTAGATAACGATGTTATTGTTGATGCAACGGAACATTATATTAAACTAGGAGAGTTTATTGATGTAGAAATCTATGACGCAGGAGATTTTGATTTATATGGTACGCCAACAGTAAAACAAGAACCTTTTGTTCCTTTAAATCAAAGAAAGAAATAA
- a CDS encoding amidase family protein: MKHIITLLVISIFILTGCKEQEKKAIQYFKKYDETTEIAEQQNHENSRMKFKLLQSKFIDMNEVFEPFQKELAQFSKENYQSLKPIILEQSIPSIQQSIKDGKLTYEKLTLFYLYRIRKFESDSTKYLNAIISLNPKVIAEAKEKDKELKQRTVANESVFGMPILLKDNINTENLPTTAGAFALKNNKTNDAFITKQLKANGALILGKVNLSEWAYYFCSGCPLGYSAIGGQTLNPYGRKIFETGGSSSGSGVATAVNYAVATIGTETAGSITSPSSQNSVVGLKPTIGLLSRSGIVPISSTLDTPGPMTKNVVDSHILLRALLGKDTSDQKSFELTEDEKQFKTQSLEGKRLGVFTALLNDSIYKRTIDNIKSAGASIVEIAPEQTSLQGFLTLLNIDMKHDLPKYLADKNITDKTVKDLVAFNSKDSLLRAPYGQQLFEGIVKDSTTTEEFAKVKSNLKKAGLTFYKVFEKDQLDAILSINNYHAAYSAVAEYPNLTIPMGYKETGEPINLTFIGLPKSEFKLLSLGMAFEKLTKARKLPKDYE; encoded by the coding sequence GTGAAACACATAATAACCCTGCTAGTTATTTCAATTTTTATTTTAACTGGCTGTAAAGAACAAGAAAAAAAAGCAATTCAATATTTTAAGAAGTATGACGAAACTACTGAAATAGCTGAACAACAGAATCATGAAAACTCAAGAATGAAATTCAAATTACTTCAATCTAAATTTATAGATATGAATGAGGTATTTGAACCTTTTCAAAAAGAATTAGCGCAATTCTCAAAAGAAAATTACCAGAGTTTAAAACCAATAATCTTGGAACAATCAATTCCTTCAATTCAGCAATCAATTAAAGATGGAAAGTTAACGTATGAAAAACTTACATTATTTTATTTATATAGAATTAGAAAGTTTGAAAGTGATTCAACAAAATATTTAAATGCGATTATTAGTTTGAATCCTAAAGTAATAGCGGAGGCAAAAGAAAAAGATAAAGAATTAAAACAACGAACAGTTGCGAATGAGTCTGTATTTGGAATGCCAATTTTATTAAAAGATAATATCAATACAGAAAATCTACCAACTACAGCAGGAGCTTTTGCTTTAAAGAATAATAAAACCAATGATGCTTTTATTACAAAACAATTAAAAGCCAATGGAGCTTTAATTTTAGGAAAGGTTAATTTAAGTGAATGGGCATATTATTTCTGTTCTGGTTGTCCGTTAGGATATAGTGCTATTGGCGGTCAAACTTTAAATCCATATGGAAGAAAAATATTTGAAACAGGAGGTTCAAGTTCAGGAAGTGGTGTCGCAACTGCTGTAAATTATGCCGTAGCAACTATAGGAACAGAAACAGCAGGATCAATAACTTCACCATCAAGTCAGAATTCGGTAGTTGGATTAAAACCTACAATTGGTTTATTAAGTCGTTCAGGAATTGTTCCAATATCGAGTACATTAGACACGCCCGGGCCAATGACAAAAAATGTGGTAGATAGCCATATTTTACTGAGGGCTTTATTAGGAAAAGACACATCAGATCAAAAATCGTTTGAACTAACTGAAGACGAAAAGCAGTTTAAAACGCAAAGTTTAGAAGGAAAAAGATTAGGAGTTTTTACAGCATTATTAAATGATTCTATTTACAAGAGAACAATAGATAATATAAAATCAGCAGGAGCTTCAATTGTTGAAATAGCACCAGAACAAACTAGTTTACAAGGTTTCTTAACACTATTAAACATAGATATGAAACATGATTTACCAAAGTATTTAGCAGATAAAAATATAACAGATAAAACGGTAAAAGATTTAGTTGCTTTTAATAGTAAAGATTCTTTATTAAGAGCACCTTACGGCCAACAATTATTTGAAGGAATTGTAAAAGATTCAACAACTACAGAAGAATTTGCTAAAGTTAAATCTAATTTAAAGAAAGCAGGATTAACCTTTTATAAAGTTTTTGAAAAAGATCAATTAGATGCTATTCTTTCTATTAATAATTATCATGCTGCATATTCTGCTGTTGCAGAATATCCTAATTTAACAATACCGATGGGATATAAAGAAACAGGAGAACCTATTAATTTAACTTTCATTGGATTACCAAAATCAGAATTTAAATTATTATCATTAGGTATGGCTTTTGAAAAATTAACGAAAGCAAGAAAATTACCTAAAGACTATGAGTGA
- a CDS encoding LytTR family DNA-binding domain-containing protein gives MNQLNPSIKHHTLVGIFIGIWIWIFTFYIKPFDGTTGDYTWWTFLSIGFSLIAFMCYFVTSMLQDSIYRINYKWNVIFEVLSILFFLSINLIFSYLYYKSPFLYGILTFSEFFYATLKSTIIFTPIIIFARSLTLKFLPEEKEIITTSIPEKIEKKITIRGEYKLDILKIKASDLVCISKSQNYVEVFFIENNSIQSKLIRSSLKKINSEISFLIQVHRSHLINPSHFKSWKDSNTILLTQIEIPISKNYKNNLSAI, from the coding sequence ATGAATCAACTTAATCCTTCTATAAAACATCATACTCTCGTTGGAATATTTATTGGGATTTGGATTTGGATTTTCACCTTCTATATAAAACCTTTTGATGGCACTACTGGAGATTATACATGGTGGACTTTTTTAAGTATTGGCTTTAGTCTCATTGCATTTATGTGTTATTTTGTTACATCAATGTTACAAGATTCTATATATCGGATAAACTATAAATGGAATGTAATCTTTGAAGTACTATCAATTCTTTTCTTTCTCTCAATAAATTTAATATTTAGCTATTTATATTATAAAAGTCCGTTTTTGTATGGTATTTTAACATTTAGTGAGTTTTTTTATGCTACCTTAAAATCTACAATCATCTTTACTCCTATCATTATTTTTGCTCGAAGTTTAACTCTAAAGTTTCTTCCAGAAGAAAAAGAAATCATTACAACTTCTATCCCAGAAAAAATAGAGAAGAAAATAACTATTCGAGGAGAATATAAATTAGATATTTTAAAAATTAAAGCTTCAGATTTAGTTTGTATTTCAAAATCTCAAAATTATGTTGAAGTCTTTTTTATTGAAAATAATTCAATTCAATCAAAACTGATTAGGTCTTCTTTAAAGAAAATAAACTCAGAGATATCTTTTTTAATACAAGTACATCGTTCGCATTTAATTAATCCGTCACACTTTAAATCTTGGAAAGACTCAAATACTATTTTACTTACACAAATTGAAATTCCTATTTCTAAAAACTATAAAAATAATCTTTCAGCTATATAA